TTTCTGACGCGCTATCCCAACGCGCCGCAGGAGCGCATCATCCAGGCCCTGGGAATGAAGGCGCAAGGATTGTTCCGGCAGAAGCTCTACAAGGAGGCCATCGCCGTCTACCGGCAGACCTACGACCTGGAGCCGGGTGAAAAGCCGCTATGGGGCATCCACATGTGCTCGGCCGGCATGGGAGGCGTCCCCAAGGACCTGCCGGCCAAATACCGCTACCCGCTGCGTCCCGAATCGACCGATCCATCCCTGCCGCCGCCCCCGAAGTTCCGGGACATTGCCCCGGAGCTGGGGATCGCCAAGATTGCGGGCGCCGGTCCGGCCGGCTGGGCCGATTATGACGGCGACGGCCGCTACGACCTGGTGGCCTGCGGCATGGACACTTTCTGCTCGCTGTTCCACAACGAGGGGAAGAAGTTCCGCGACGTGACGCTGGAAGCGGGATTCGGCCAGGTGGAATCGGGCTTCGGAGCGGCCTGGGGCGACTACAACGGCGACGGCAAGCCCGATCTCTACGTGGCGCGCAACGGCTGGGGCGGACCGCTGCCCGATTCGCTCATGGCGAACCAGGGAGACGGCACCTTCAAGGACATTGCGAAGGAGGCGGGGATCGACGAGCCGGGCTCCGGGTTCCACGTCACCTGGTTCGATTACAACCGTGACGGCTGGCTCGACATCCTGGTCAGTAACGGCGTGACGCTGGATCCCAACATCAATCACCTGTACCGGAACAACGGCAACGGCACCTTCACCAACGTCACCAAGGAGGCGGGCCTGGAGGAGAAGCAGCCGGGCGGGACGATCGGCATCGCCATCGGCGATTACGACCAGGACGGCTGGCCGGACCTCTTCATGCACGGCCGCACGCGCAAGAACCGGCTGTACCACAACCTGGGAGGCGGCAAGTTCGAGGAGGTGGGCGCCACGGCAGGCGTGGCGGGACACGGCCGGCAGAACGGCTACGTCGCCTTGTTCCAGGACATGGATAGCGACGGCGACCTCGATATCGTGACCGTCAGCCTGGCCGTCTGGGAGCACGTCATCGCCGGCTACCGGGCGGATTACGTTCCCAAGCCGGACGACGATCTCGTCAAGCTGTTCCGCAATGACGGGGGCGGGCACTTCAAGGACGTGAGCGTGGAGGCCGGGTTCGTCTATCCGCTCGGCATCATGGCGGCGAACACCGCCGATCTCGACAACGACGGATATTCGGATCTCTATTTCGGCACCGGCAATCCCGACATGCGGCGCCAGGAGCCCAACGTTCTGTACCAAAACACGGGACGGGGAACCTTCGTGGATCGGTCGCGCGCCGCCGGGGTCTGGCTCCAGGGAAAAGGGCACGGCATCACCTTCACCGACTGGAACGGCGACGGCTTCCTGGAGATCTATGCCGAAAAGGGGGGCTTCTACCACGGCGATCTGGTGCCCAGCGCCTTTTTTCTCAACGAAACCCGCAATGGAAACCACTTCCTTTTCGTAGATCTCTACGAAGACGGTCCCAACGCGAGGGCGGTGGGGGCGGGCGTGAGCATCGAGGCGGGTGCTTTGAAGACTTACAAGGAAGTGACTTCCGGCCGGGGCTTCGGGTCGTCGGATCCGCCGACGCTCCACTTCGGTCTCGGCAAGAACACCCGGATCGAGCGCTTCCGGGTGCGCTGGCCGGACGGCAGCTCCACCGACTACCCGGCTCCTCCGATCGATTCCCGCCTGCGCCTGCACAAGGGCGATCCCTCCTGGTCCACCGTCGAATTCCGCCCATGACCCGGAGGCTCGGGCGTCTCGCCCGGGCATTTCTGTTCCTGGCGGCCTTGCTGGCGCCGGGTTGTTCCCGACGATCAGCCCCCGAGCCGCCTCTGACCACGCCGCAGCAGCGATCTCCCGAGCTGCAGGCGATCCTCACCGAAGCCGGCTCCGCCTATCAGCGCGGCAACCTGACTCTCACCGAGGAGGCGCTGCGCCGGGCGTCCGCGATGGCGCCCGACGATGCCGACCTGGCTCTGGATCTGGGCGACACCCTGACCCGCGCGCAGCATCTCGATGCGGCCCGGCAGCACTACGAGGCGTTCCTGGCGCGCCACCCATCTTCCGCCGCGGTGCGCCTCGCCCTGGGGCTGACGCTGACCGGGCTGGGGCGCTGGGAGGACGCCGCGCGAGAGATCGGACAGGTCGCCGAGCGCACGCCGGATGATCCGGTGGCGCGATTGAACCTGGGGATCGTCCTCTCCAAGCTGGGGCGGTATGACGCCTCGGTGGAGCAGCTGCGCCGGGCCGTGGAGCTGACCCCCACCGACCCGGTCGCGGTGAAGGAGCTGGGGAGCGCCTTGATGAGCGCGGGCAAGCTGCAGGAGGCGGCCACCGCATTGGAGCAAGCGGTGGCGCTCGATGCCCGCAGTGCGCCGGCCTGGTTCGCTCTCGGCGGCTGCTACGCCAGGCTGGGACGCAAGGCGGAAGCCGCCGTGGCGCTGGCGCATTTCTCCGAAACCTCGGAGGGCAAGGAGCGCTTCCTGGATCAGAAGCGGCTGTTCCGCGCCGCCCAGGGAAGGGCCGAGGCTCTGTCGCTCCAGGGAAAGGATGAGGAAGCTCTGGCGGCGCTTCTCGCCTACCGCGATGCCCTTCAGGACTTCCCGCAGTTTCAGCAGGAGCTGGGAGTCGCCTATCTGCGGCTGGGGAAGCGCACCGAGGCGATCGCGGCCCTCGAGCGTGCCGTCGCCGGCGACCGCACCCTGCGCGAAGCCTATGGACACCTGGCGGTGCTCTACCAGCAGCAGGGAGACACTGACAAGGCGATGCGCGCCCGCCGCTCGGCGCTCCATCCGTCGGGTTATGGCTCCCTCCCCGTGGAATCTCCATGAAGTGCTGGCCGGCTTCGGCAGTCCCGCCGCTGCTCCTGCTGCTCGTTGCCTGCTCGGGCTCGCCGAGCTCCGCTCCGGCGTCCGACCCGCCGACCGTAGTTCGCTTCGAAGACGTCACGCGCGCCGCCCGGATCGACTTCCTGCACCGCACTGGCGCGGCCGGAACGAAATACCTGATCGAGACGATGGGCGCGGGGGTCTGCGTTCTGGACTACGACGGCGACGACAGGCCGGATCTCTACTTCGTGCAGTCGGCACCCCTTCCCGGGGCGCCCGCCGATCCGCTCCTGCACGCGTCGCTGTACCGCAATCGCGGCGACGGCACCTTCGAGGAAACCACCGCCGCCGCGCGCGTCGGCAACGAGGGGGCCTACGGCATGGGTTGCGCCGTCGGCGACGTCGACAACGACGGCGACGCGGATCTCTACGTCACCAACTTCGGACCCAACCGTCTCTACCTCAACCGCGGCGACGGTACTTTCACCGAAGTGGCACGCCAGGCGCGCGTCGACGATCCGGGCTGGGGCACCGCCGCCGCCTTCGCCGACTACGACGGCGACGGCGATCTGGACCTGTTCGTGGCGAACTACCTCGACTTCACGCTGGCCAAGCACAAGCGCTGCGGCGACGCGGCGCGCAAGCTGATCTCCTATTGCCATCCCGACGCCTACTCCGGCGTCGCCAACGTGCTGTATCGCAACGACGGCGGCGGCGTCTTCACCGACGTGACACGCCAGGCCGGGCTGTGGACCCTGGAGGGCAAGGGACTGGGCGCCGTCTGGACCGACTACGACGACGACGGCGACCCCGATCTCTTCGTGGCCAACGACTCGGTGCGCAATTTCCTGTACCGCAACGAGGGAAACGGCACTTTCACCGACGTGACGCTGCTCGCCGGGACCGGCTACAGCGAGGAGGGAAGGCCGCAGGCCGGGATGGGAGTCGACGCGGCGGACGCCGACGGCGATGGCCGGATGGACCTGTTCGTCACCAACCTGAGCAACGAAACCAACGAGCTGTATCGCAACAATGGCGACGGAACCTTCACGATCGCCACCAACGCGGCGGGACTGGGGGCGCCCAGCCTGCTGCCGGTCGGCTGGGGGGCGTCGTTCTTCGACGCCGACAACGACGCCGACCTCGACCTGGCGGTGACCGACGGGCACGTCATGGACGATATCGAGGAGTACAGCGACTCGCTCACTTACCGGCAGCGCGACCTGTTGTTCGTGAACAACGGCTC
This portion of the Candidatus Polarisedimenticolia bacterium genome encodes:
- a CDS encoding tetratricopeptide repeat protein, which codes for MTRRLGRLARAFLFLAALLAPGCSRRSAPEPPLTTPQQRSPELQAILTEAGSAYQRGNLTLTEEALRRASAMAPDDADLALDLGDTLTRAQHLDAARQHYEAFLARHPSSAAVRLALGLTLTGLGRWEDAAREIGQVAERTPDDPVARLNLGIVLSKLGRYDASVEQLRRAVELTPTDPVAVKELGSALMSAGKLQEAATALEQAVALDARSAPAWFALGGCYARLGRKAEAAVALAHFSETSEGKERFLDQKRLFRAAQGRAEALSLQGKDEEALAALLAYRDALQDFPQFQQELGVAYLRLGKRTEAIAALERAVAGDRTLREAYGHLAVLYQQQGDTDKAMRARRSALHPSGYGSLPVESP
- a CDS encoding CRTAC1 family protein; translation: FLTRYPNAPQERIIQALGMKAQGLFRQKLYKEAIAVYRQTYDLEPGEKPLWGIHMCSAGMGGVPKDLPAKYRYPLRPESTDPSLPPPPKFRDIAPELGIAKIAGAGPAGWADYDGDGRYDLVACGMDTFCSLFHNEGKKFRDVTLEAGFGQVESGFGAAWGDYNGDGKPDLYVARNGWGGPLPDSLMANQGDGTFKDIAKEAGIDEPGSGFHVTWFDYNRDGWLDILVSNGVTLDPNINHLYRNNGNGTFTNVTKEAGLEEKQPGGTIGIAIGDYDQDGWPDLFMHGRTRKNRLYHNLGGGKFEEVGATAGVAGHGRQNGYVALFQDMDSDGDLDIVTVSLAVWEHVIAGYRADYVPKPDDDLVKLFRNDGGGHFKDVSVEAGFVYPLGIMAANTADLDNDGYSDLYFGTGNPDMRRQEPNVLYQNTGRGTFVDRSRAAGVWLQGKGHGITFTDWNGDGFLEIYAEKGGFYHGDLVPSAFFLNETRNGNHFLFVDLYEDGPNARAVGAGVSIEAGALKTYKEVTSGRGFGSSDPPTLHFGLGKNTRIERFRVRWPDGSSTDYPAPPIDSRLRLHKGDPSWSTVEFRP
- a CDS encoding CRTAC1 family protein, yielding MKCWPASAVPPLLLLLVACSGSPSSAPASDPPTVVRFEDVTRAARIDFLHRTGAAGTKYLIETMGAGVCVLDYDGDDRPDLYFVQSAPLPGAPADPLLHASLYRNRGDGTFEETTAAARVGNEGAYGMGCAVGDVDNDGDADLYVTNFGPNRLYLNRGDGTFTEVARQARVDDPGWGTAAAFADYDGDGDLDLFVANYLDFTLAKHKRCGDAARKLISYCHPDAYSGVANVLYRNDGGGVFTDVTRQAGLWTLEGKGLGAVWTDYDDDGDPDLFVANDSVRNFLYRNEGNGTFTDVTLLAGTGYSEEGRPQAGMGVDAADADGDGRMDLFVTNLSNETNELYRNNGDGTFTIATNAAGLGAPSLLPVGWGASFFDADNDADLDLAVTDGHVMDDIEEYSDSLTYRQRDLLFVNNGSGRFTERGAEAGPPFQELDVGRGLAVLDFDGDGRMDLALTRNGGKPRLLHNVTRSPFHWIELRLEGKRSNRDGIGARVTLISKDRRQVAERHAGSSYLSASQGILHFGLGADPGAISAIVRWPSGLNETFSGLALDRAATLVEGSGKPASSP